A single genomic interval of Anopheles marshallii chromosome 2, idAnoMarsDA_429_01, whole genome shotgun sequence harbors:
- the LOC128719232 gene encoding uncharacterized protein LOC128719232 yields MVERIMEESCDVNSDPTRKPDVARYSSEEVSGNEARVLSEAERQADFNRHKEEMKRKRRRKKRTSSSMQSSCFQELYKLTGEVLGEGAYASVQTCINIYTELEYAVKIIDKIPGHARGRVFREVETFHHCQGHPNILQLLEFFEDDEKFYLVFEKINGGPLLTRIQENVCFSEYDAAQIIKQIASGLDFLHKKGIAHRDLKPENILCIYPDKLCPIKICDFDLGSGIKFTTNISSPNATPQLLTPVGSAEFMAPEVVDLFVGESNYYDKRCDLWSLGVIAYILLCGYPPFSGNCEQDCGWNRGENCRTCQELLFESIQEGRYCFPDAEWQDVSEEAKDLIRGLLVKEAPKRLSATAVLNHPWIRISDDTECSVSGINTKANKDKQRCRVLKTPGVIRRNQSALELSHFAESAMAVKRVIMQHFSMRYDYMTKERPNIYQPSYNGGVERAPLVMSGETKPTMVEATKKSANYSDTEPTMPRTEQPKVGVCDEDEKLKATYEAKGTWEMITNLAEMEEREKDKEGDRDSYQNVSIECQNVAGTNGAEPVATIENVANQTGNAVVGAATIEIVVNSTSSGIDGETSATNNSTIAISPIANGHDESGTSTNVAQCEKQSLQQETSDEELQNSDPPKTTSDGGDDLLRDKAVDNKDGRPEKTVVVTILPQTRVSPTTSALSSPVHSSAVHSKDNAAARKASGSWDIPPESNWRYRGANANDQQQQSPSTYEYNSRSQQAHNYRHAGTAFGSSYKGGRSGHYHSHPQHYHHHHHQSNNGHYNNHHHHNNHHWHPSATSSNRQQNGGHHNYHSLSHGGGSHYNNHNHYNNNGNTTARYGRVARGGGNNGEPFENGVEIRPSMMKQRQSQHHAYNHHANHGSSPSVSSWRAQPSSPYVNRYGDASTDEVENYRYSNGKNSSGSVMVTATQSHYGNGKISSNPTNFNHHQYNRGGTNNNISNNTSNVSSNGSGGSHHPIRMNSGNSSHQSQYHHQQQQQQQHHHHGAINNNGSNNHFYSNGTGAGGGMGHYNYGNNHHYGTANGHGGHQQHKSLPYRAVVVQHHHHHQQQQQQYQNQRYSSASSFGGMRRPSHGLIDTVDGTGGTAGTKGAGARRGSIGQQQHPTLPMQRPSAQQQQHQQQQQQQQSRSNVNCDPTTNTMNRYKLYHSNSTTILSALKRETRNNGYQSMMVGGFEGLNLNGGGAYTGDQYQLADEAEEAGTLEPPYHLIPHRKEEEQRDAIDNIDEAVYSSSSSSNTSSHSGNSIVNGNVTTTTMAALGTGGAGIIAEFTMADGLPVGLSPPNESLLMQRRLSLKSRSLCLPVAIGMKGGRTPSLAVSSMLPPSGDEFSACSQTGQQQEQESPLSSPEQLLQGDEDAGCPMFVTGRHDAGGYYTYYPHNGTVVVAGATPTLTITTQSG; encoded by the exons ATGGTTGAACGCATTATGGAGGAGAGTTGTGACGTGAATTCCG ATCCAACGCGCAAACCCGATGTCGCGCGCTACAGCAGCGAGGAGGTGTCGGGGAACGAGGCACGCGTGCTGTCCGAAGCCGAACGGCAGGCCGACTTCAACCGGCACAAGGAGGAGATGAAGCGCAAGCGGCGCCGAAAGAAACGCACCAGTTCGTCGATGCAGTCGTCATGTTTTCAAG AGCTGTACAAGCTGACCGGTGAGGTGCTGGGCGAGGGTGCGTACGCGTCGGTCCAGACATGCATCAACATCTACACCGAGCTGGAGTACGCGGTGAAGATCATCGACAAAATTCCGGGACATGCGCGCGGTCGCGTCTTCCGCGAGGTGGAAACGTTTCACCACTGCCAGGGGCATCCGAATATCTTGCAGCTGTTAGAATTTTTCGAAGATGACGAAAAGTTCTATCTAGTGTTCGAGAAGATTAACGGCGGGCCACTGCTCACGCGCATCCAGGAGAATGTGTGCTTCTCCGAGTACGATGCGGCCCAGATCATCAAGCAGATCGCGTCCGGGTTGGATTTTCTGCACAAGAAGGGCATCGCCCACCGGGACCTGAAGCCGGAAAACATTCTGTGCATCTATCCCGACAAGCTCTGCCCGATCAAGATCTGCGATTTCGATCTCGGCTCCGGGATCAAGTTTACCACCAACATCTCGTCGCCGAATGCCACGCCGCAGCTTTTAACGCCG GTCGGTAGTGCCGAATTTATGGCCCCGGAAGTTGTCGATCTGTTCGTCGGTGAGTCGAACTACTACGACAAACGTTGTGATCTGTGGTCGCTCGGGGTGATCGCGTACATACTGCTGTGCGGCTATCCGCCCTTTTCGGGCAACTGTGAGCAGGATTGCGGTTGGAACAGGGGTGAAAACTGTCGCACCTGTCAGGAATTGTTGTTTGAATCGATTCAGGAGGGACGATACTGCTTCCCCGATGCCGAATGGCAGGATGTGAGCGAAGAGGCGAAGGATCTGATCCGGGGACTGCTAGTGAAGGAAGCGCCGAAGCGTTTAAGTGCCACGGCCGTACTGAACCACCCGTGGATTCGTATCAGTGACGATACGGAGTGTTCGGTCAGTGGTATTAATACGAAGGCGAATAAGGATAAGCAGCGTTGCCGGGTCCTGAAAACGCCAGGTGTAATTCGAAG GAACCAATCTGCGCTCGAGCTGTCTCATTttgcggaatcggccatggcTGTCAAACGGGTTATAATGCAACACTTTTCCATGCGCTATGACTACATGACGAAGGAACGTCCCAACATCTATCAACCGTCGTACAATGGAGGTGTGGAGCGAGCTCCGTTGGTGATGTCTGGCGAAACGAAACCCACAATGGTCGAGGCGACCAAAAAGTCGGCGAACTACAGCGATACTGAACCGACAATGCCGCGAACGGAACAACCCAAAGTAGGAGTATGTGACGAAGATGAGAAATTAAAGGCAACATATGAAGCGAAGGGAACATGGGAAATGATCACAAACCTAGCTGAGATGGAAGAGCGAGAGAAGGATAAGGAAGGTGATAGAGATAGCTACCAAAACGTTTCCATCGAATGCCAGAACGTAGCCGGAACGAATGGAGCAGAACCTGTTGCTACCATTGAGAACGTTGCAAACCAAACCGGTAATGCCGTTGTGGGAGCTGCGACTATCGAAATCGTTGTGAATAGTACGTCTTCCGGCATTGATGGTGAGACCAGTgccaccaacaacagcaccatcgCCATTAGCCCCATCGCCAATGGGCACGATGAAAGCGGCACCAGTACCAACGTGGCCCAGTGCGAGAAACAGTCGCTACAGCAGGAGACTAGTGACGAAGAATTGCAAAATTCCGATCCACCGAAAACAACTTCCGACGGCGGCGATGATTTGTTGCGCGATAAGGCGGTGGACAATAAAGACGGAAGGCCAGAGAAGACGGTGGTGGTGACAATATTACCACAAACCCGAGTATCGCCCACAACGTCCGCGTTGTCATCGCCGGTACATAGTAGCGCCGTGCATTCAAAGGACAATGCTGCTGCAAGAAAGGCCAGTGGAAGTTGGGACATTCCTCCCGAGTCAAACTGGCGGTATCGTGGAGCTAATGCGAacgatcagcagcaacagagtCCGTCCACGTACGAGTACAACAGTCGCAGTCAACAGGCGCACAATTACCGGCATGCTGGTACGGCGTTCGGGTCAAGCTACAAGGGCGGTCGCAGTGGCCACTATCATTCGCATCCGCagcattatcatcatcatcatcaccagagCAACAATGGGCACTATAacaaccaccatcatcacaacAACCACCACTGGCATCCGTCGGCAACGTCGTCTAATCGGCAGCAAAATGGTGGCCATCATAATTACCACTCCTTGTCGCATGGTGGTGGCAGCCATTACAACAACCATAACCATTACAACAACAATGGCAACACCACTGCACGATATGGGCGCGTCGCGAGAGGAGGTGGCAATAATGGCGAACCATTTGAGAACGGTGTGGAAATTCGCCCGAGCATGATGAAGCAAAGACAGTCGCAGCATCATGCGTATAACCATCATGCTAATCACGGTTCTTCGCCTTCTGTGTCGTCCTGGCGTGCGCAACCATCGTCGCCGTACGTTAACCGGTACGGCGATGCGTCCACAGATGAGGTAGAAAACTATCGCTACAGCAATGGTAAGAACAGCAGCGGTAGCGTAATGGTGACTGCAACACAGTCACACTACGGCAACGGCAAAATCAGCAGCAATCCGACTAACTTTAATCACCATCAGTACAATCGTGGAGGAACCAATAATAATATTAGTAATAATACTAGCAACGTTAGTAGTAACGGAAGCGGCGGTAGTCATCATCCGATTCGGATGAACAGTGGCAACAGTAGCCATCAAAGTCAgtaccaccatcagcagcagcagcagcaacagcatcatcaccacggTGCAATCAACAACAACGGTTCCAACAACCATTTTTATTCGAATGgcaccggtgccggtggtggtatGGGACACTATAATTACGGTAATAACCATCATTACGGTACCGCTAACGGTCATGGTGGTCACCAGCAGCATAAATCGTTGCCATATCGTGCGGTGGTGGtacaacaccatcatcatcatcagcagcagcagcagcagtaccaaaATCAGCGCTATTCTTCAGCATCGTCCTTCGGTGGAATGCGGCGTCCTTCGCATGGTCTGATCGACACGGTTGACGGTACCGGAGGGACTGCTGGTACGAAAGGAGCAGGAGCAAGACGGGGCAGCAttggtcagcagcagcatccaaCATTACCAATGCAGCGTCCGTCTgctcagcaacaacaacatcagcagcagcagcagcagcagcagagtaGGAGTAATGTTAACTGTGATCCAACTACAAATACTATGAATAGATATAAGCTTTATCATTCTAACTCGACCACTATCCTGAGCGCTCTCAAGCGGGAAACACGCAACAACGGATACCAGTCGATGATGGTCGGTGGGTTCGAGGGGTTGAACCTAAACGGCGGAGGTGCATACACCGGCGACCAGTACCAGCTGGCCGACGAAGCCGAAGAGGCTGGAACACTGGAGCCACCGTACCATCTGATACCTCATCGCAAAGAGGAGGAGCAACGGGATGCGATCGATAACATCGACGAAGCTGTTTACAGCAGCAGCTcgagcagcaacaccagcagccaCAGTGGTAACAGCATCGTCAATGGTAACGTAACGACCACTACGATGGCGGCCCTTGGTACAGGTGGGGCCGGGATCATTGCTGAGTTTACGATGGCCGACGGGCTTCCGGTTGGACTTTCGCCGCCGAACGAAAGTCTGCTAATGCAACGTCGCCTGTCGCTTAAGTCGCGCAGCCTTTGCCTGCCAGTTGCAATCGGTATGAAAGGTGGCAGAACACCGTCGCTGGCAGTGTCCTCAATGTTGCCACCGTCGGGCGATGAATTTTCTGCTTGTTCCCAGACCGGTCAGCAGCAGGAGCAAGAATCACCGCTGTCTTCGCCGGAGCAACTGCTGCAGGGCGATGAGGACGCTGGGTGTCCGATGTTTGTCACCGGTCGGCATGATGCAGGAGGATACTATACGTACTATCCGCATAATGGCACAGTCGTTGTCGCCGGCGCGACACCAACGCTTACCATTACCACACAGAGTGGTTAG
- the LOC128707687 gene encoding alpha-1,2-mannosyltransferase ALG9, whose translation MSALKTNFFVVVTLIVVRLQAALWSTISDCDETFNYWEPLHYLLRGKGFQTWEYSPEFALRSYSYLWLHGLPAKILGLVVDNGVVIFYCIRCLLAVVCALLEYRLYKVLKRKCAGVVCNMWLFLQLVSAGMFISSTALLPSSFAMYITLATIAAWLNEDSKTVIAVTALSGLIGWPFAVIVAVPFTLEQLLWKRQIVPFVKNALFYGCLFGIPIVLIDSLYFGTFTVAAVNIIRYNVFTSHGPDLYGVEPVLFYGKNLFLNHNIAFTITVSSPAVVILAAAVRVRNTKNRLSPLQALWLMMPLYLWLMVFVVQAHKEERFLFPVYPFFSLGTALLLDQTFSHMKRVFGAPRSTIANRAMGFVVLATALCLGVSRILANSMHYHAPMAILNGLPPANDQEMNVCYGKEWYRFPGSFFLPPNYRARFIESSFTGMLPAYYQETENGTQIVHDYFNDQNRGHPYMLFNLSECDFLVDLDTGASYDEQNKEPNYSADEKTWSIVESIKFVLAARSDMFARAYYVPSYPYIVYGNYNLLQRIKIN comes from the exons ATGTCGGCCCTTAAAACTAACTTTTTTGTGGTGGTCACGCTTATCGTGGTACGACTCCAGGCCGCCCTATGGTCGACCATTTCCGATTGCGACGAAACGTTCAACTACTGGGAGCCGTTGCATTATTTGCTGCGGGGTAAAGGCTTTCAAACATGGGAGTACAGCCCGGAATTTGCTTTGCGGTCCTACAGCTACCTGTGGCTGCACGGTTTACCGGCCAAAATTCTTGGCCTGGTAGTCGACAATGGTGTAGTGATCTTCTATTGCATACGGTGTCTGCTGGCTGTTGTGTGTGCCTTGCTTGAATATCGCCTCTACAA GGTTTTAAAGCGCAAATGTGCGGGTGTGGTATGCAACATGTGGTTGTTTCTCCAGTTAGTGAGTGCTGGAATGTTTATCTCCAGCACTGCCCTGCTGCCAAGCAGCTTTGCCATGTACATCACCCTAGCGACCATTGCGGCGTGGTTGAACGAAGACTCGAAAACGGTAATAGCCGTAACAGCCCTTTCCGGTTTGATTG GTTGGCCATTTGCTGTAATTGTCGCTGTCCCGTTCACACTGGAACAACTGTTGTGGAAAAGGCAGATTGTGCCCTTCGTTAAAAATGCACTGTTTTATGGCTGCCTGTTTGGTATTCCTATAGTGCTTATCGACAGCCTTTACTTCGGAACATTCACCGTAGCTGCAGTGAACATAATTCGTTACAACGTGTTCACCTCCCATGGTCCTGATCTTTATGGCGTTGAGCCTGTACTGTTTTATGGGAAAAACCTGTTTCTCAACCATAACATCGCATTTACGATCACTGTTTCGTCTCCAGCGGTGGTAATATTAGCCGCAGCGGTTCGTGTAAGGAACACGAAAAATCGTCTTTCGCCATTGCAAGCGCTGTGGCTGATGATGCCTCTATATCTGTGGCTGATGGTGTTTGTGGTCCAAGCTCATAAAGAAGAACG gTTCCTTTTCCCTGTCTATccatttttttcgctcggCACAGCATTGCTGTTGGACCAAACGTTTTCCCACATGAAGCGTGTCTTCGGAGCACCAAGGTCGACAATTGCAAACCGTGCGATGGGTTTCGTTGTACTCGCCACTGCACTGTGCCTAGGTGTGTCGCGAATATTGGCCAATTCAATGCATTACCACGCTCCGATGGCCATCCTGAACGGATTGCCTCCAGCGAACGATCAAGAAATGAATGTGTGCTACGGTAAAGAATGGTACCGCTTCCCTGGCAgctttttccttccacccaACTACCGTGCGCGTTTCATCGAGTCCAGCTTCACCGGGATGCTGCCGGCATACTATCAGGAAACGGAAAACGGAACACAAATCGTGCACGATTACTTCAACGATCAGAACAGAGGTCATCCGTACATGTTGTTTAACCTGAGCGAATGCGATTTTCTTGTGGATTTGGATACGGGCGCATCCTACGATGAGCAGAACAAGGAACCAAACTATTCCGCCGACGAGAAAACGTGGTCCATTGTGGAGAGCATCAAATTTGTGCTCGCTGCACGATCTGATATGTTCGCTAGAGCTTACTACGTGCCTTCGTATCCGTACATTGTGTATGGGAACTACAATTTGTTGCAGCGGATAAAGATAAACTAA